A genome region from Nicotiana tabacum cultivar K326 chromosome 13, ASM71507v2, whole genome shotgun sequence includes the following:
- the LOC142168437 gene encoding uncharacterized protein LOC142168437 has product MESFVNMGKIEGYKKFLGFQNCLSNINGKIWFFWSFNYTTTIHASDEQQMTIKIDDGAWDHRFWITYVYARCTTVERQDLWDSIEKMNMRVDCPWYIEGDLNVIWDSSDKLGRKHHKAYKSLDFINCLNNCGMVNIGYVGSTFTWCNNRRPKKRIWKRLDKIFVNNDWEKNFQYNSAKHLARIESNHRALFVTTHNDQQDFIKYFRFLNFRIDQPGFQDIVIEVWQTQILGDPMWRLQAKLKLLSRRLSQWSKEVVGSINDQVNCWEAKMQALEELGIIHNTEQGREELNRAHSEYTRWLGSQEVSLK; this is encoded by the coding sequence ATGGAGTCCTTTGTAAATATGGGAAAGATTGAAGGCTACAAGAAATTTTTAGGATTTCAAAACTGTTTATCTAACATAAATGGTAAAATTTGGTTCTTTTGGTCATTTAACTACACTACTACTATCCATGCTAGTGATGAACAACAAATGACCATCAAGATTGATGATGGAGCATGGGATCACAGGTTTTGGATCACATATGTATATGCAAGATGCACCACAGTTGAAAGGCAAGATCTATGGGATAGCATTGAAAAAATGAATATGAGAGTAGATTGTCCTTGGTACATTGAAGGAGACTTGAATGTAATTTGGGACTCCAGTGATAAATTGGGTAGGAAACATCACAAGGCATACAAGAGTTTGGACTTTATCAACTGCTTAAATAATTGTGGGATGGTCAATATTGGTTATGTTGGATCTACCTTTACATGGTGTAATAACAGAAGACCTAAAAAGAGAATTTGGAAGAGACTTGATAAGATTTTTGTGAACAATGATTGGGAGAAAAACTTCCAATACAACTCTGCCAAACATCTTGCAAGAATTGAATCAAATCATAGGGCTCTTTTTGTCACAACTCACAATGATCAACAAGATTTTATAAAATACTTCAGGTTTTTGAATTTCCGGATTGATCAACCTGGCTTTCAAGACATTGTAATAGAGGTTTGGCAAACACAAATTCTAGGCGATCCTATGTGGAGACTGCAAGCTAAACTAAAATTGCTTAGCAGGAGACTTAGCCAATGGTCCAAGGAAGTTGTTGGGAGCATTAATGATCAGGTCAATTGCTGGGAAGCCAAAATGCAGGCTCTCGAAGAGTTAGGTATCATTCATAATACAGAGCAAGGAAGAGAAGAGTTGAATAGAGCTCACAGTGAATATACTAGATGGTTGGGATCTCAGGAAGTATCATTAAAATAG
- the LOC142168436 gene encoding uncharacterized protein LOC142168436, with amino-acid sequence MAAECRLTIVGRFLKSVPQIDRIRSAWKELITLKIGAYDNYNVFVDFTTEEDFNNVWFRRVILIEELQMWLQKWSPDFKLDEDIPIALVWVLLLKLPFHMHSWYYVRQILQDVGTPLALDVATKNRTRPGMAKVRVEVDLLKPLPKSVYVEQLYEDSPLKGFVQKLEYKDIPKYCKYCRKLGHLMISCRLLER; translated from the coding sequence ATGGCTGCTGAATGTAGACTAACAATAGTTGGTCGATTTCTTAAAAGTGTACCCCAAATTGATAGAATTAGGTCAGCTTGGAAGGAACTGATTACTCTAAAAATTGGGGCTTATGACAACTATAATGTGTTCGTGGATTTTACTACTGAAGAGGACTTCAATAATGTGTGGTTCAGAAGAGTCATATTAATTGAAGAGCTCCAAATGTGGTTACAGAAGTGGTCTCCCGActtcaaacttgatgaagatattCCAATTGCCCTAGTGTGGGTTCtcctactgaaattaccatttcaTATGCACAGCTGGTACTATGTGAGACAAATTCTTCAAGATGTCGGAACTCCTCTTGCCCTGGATGTTGCAACAAAGAACAGGACAAGACCTGGTATGGCTAAAGTAAGAGTGGAGGTTGACTTGCTTAAACCTCTTCCTAAATCAGTGTATGTTGAACAACTTTATGAAGATTCACCTCTCAAAGGCTTTGTGCAAAAACTGGAATATAAGGATATCCCCAAATATTGCAAATATTGTAGAAAGTTGGGACATTTAATGATAAGTTGCAGATTGCTAGAAAGATAA